The DNA sequence ATTAGCTCATCTTCATGCATATCAGCATCGTCAACAATGAACTCAAGTTCACAAGTCACATCGCCATCACCGCTGCCATCGATTTTGCATTTATGGGCATTGACAGCTTTGTGCTTGTCGAGAAAGTCTGACCGTAGGCGCAGCTCTCTGTCTCGCATCCGCTCCATGGCAGGGCCGAGCCACTTGGCAGTCTTGATTGTGGTGTCTTTACGCGAGGCCGCTGCCAAAAGGAGTTCATCGTGAGAGAAGCAAGGTTGGCGTCGGTAGTCCTGAAGGCGTTGAACACCATGTTCGCCAAATGGCTCCCAATCGCTCGGCGCAAAGTTCACTGCCTCGTTGAGGTTGAAGCCGTGGTTGAACCCGGCATGATAGGCTTCAGGGAACGTAATGACGAACTCGCCAGCACGCTGATCAATGGCATAAACCTTGACTCCGGCTTTCAGTAGTTGCTCGGGTGTTAGGAGCGTCACAAGCTGGAACAGGAGATCTGGTTGGCTCTCAAATAACTCTGGTACCGCCTCACGCATGGCTTGCTCGAACTTGTCAGTATCTTCGGCCGGAACTCCGTACCAAGTCTTGGTTGCGCCAAAGTGCTGGTAATTTGCAGAGTATGTGTAGTGATCCTCGGCGTGCCAGCAGAAAGTTGAGAACACCATACCTACATATAGCCAAGGCACCGTCATACCTGATATGTCCGACTTGATGTGGCGGAACAGCGAATCCGGGGCGTATGGAAGAATCGTTAAATTCCATGGATCTGTGGAGTATGGGTCTCGCGGATTCTTCTCGATAGTGGGGAAGCCACTGCCGTGGGTCGTAGAGTGAATGTCTGCTCCATATTCTACCTCGACAGTCTCAGTGACGTTCGCAACCGAATGCCAGAACTCGCGTTCTACATCGTCTTCGGTAACCGGCTTTGGCGCATTAGTGATGGGGTCAAATGGCATCTTGCTGGCAAAGTGGTTCTGCTTGAACAGATGTGCTTTTTCCTGGAATTGCTTGAGCGAGTATATGCCACCTTCTTCGAATCCGAATTCGCCCGTTCCAACGAGACATCTTGGGCAATGCCAGTCGTGTGCGGGGATGCCTTTGATGGGTGGATCTAAACAGTATCCGTGATACCCAGAGTCGCAGCTGTCGCATAGCAAGATGTTCGAAGGGTCATTGTCGGTACCGCAAGTCTCGCAGCGATCTCCGGGCCGTTCGTCAGCTGCACGAACGCGCGGAAATGATCGGCCCGGCGTCGATTGGCGAGGTTGGGTCATATGCGAGCCCGCAACTGTGGGCGCGGGATCCTTCTTAAGACGCTTACTGCGTCGACCATTGGCCTCGTCAGCATCATCATTAGCGCTGCTGTCCGCATCCTGAGATAAAGTCCGCTTAAGCTGGTTGAAGTGATGTCCGTTAGACAGCGGTGTGAATGCAGCTGCAGAGGGTCGCAAATCTGGCGTGTTGTCGGTCGACAGCATAGGGCTACCAGCATTCCGCAAGGGCGTCGATGTGCGTGACTCAAGCACTTCGCGATGCATGCCACTTGGAACATTGACCGCAGCAAAGGAACTTGGCGTCGGCGACTGCGTGGGCTTTTGCGCGTTAACCGCTGTGAAACCTCCAGCATTCACTGGTGTGAAGCCTGATGGCATAGAAGATCGTGGGGGCTCAGGAGGTGGTGTGGGAACAGATTCTGTATGAAGCGTCGCATTCAGCGCTGCCGAGGCCCTCATGGCAGGTGATTCGGCGGCACTGGTGTTGGCGATAGGCGTGCCCTGTAATGATTTCTTCATAGGCGAGTGGGCCGGAGATGGAGTAAAGGGCCCGCCATGTTCAAACTCGAGCATCTGTTGGACCCCAGGTTTCACGAGTCGTAGATACTCCTCGTACGGGTGCAGCCATTTCTGATATGAGTTCTTGAGCGAGGTAGACAGCGATGACATGATCTTGCCGCTGTAGCCGAGGTCTCGTCCAATTTCAGCCCACTTCTTATGTTTGCAGACACGTTCAAAGCCGCCCCTCTTCTCGACAGCTTTTTTGAGTTTGTAGAGATCCAGAGGTCGTTTGTCCACACTCGGGAAGCGAGTGAGACTGTGGCCATGTTGTTTGTGGAATTTGGAGAGCTGATCCAGATAATTCAGATTGGCACGTGTACCTGTGATTGATCAGTATCGGCTTGGCAAAACTGAAGAATAAAATACATACCACCCTCGACCGAGTTCAGCTCCTGCCTTCGTGTGCGGAAGTGGAAACGCTATTGCGTGTAAGCTGGATTCAACAAGGCAGGTACGAATGCCAGTCGAGACCAGTGCAAATGCAAACCCCGACGGCGCATGTACTCACCTCGGTATCGATGGCAAAAGGCGGATTCCAGCTATCGGGCGGTACAATCTTGACGATGCCGTACTTTTGCGCCTCCTCGCGGATGCTTTGAATGTACTGCACGGGGTCCTTGAACTGCTCGGCAGTGGGTCGATATGTGGGAGATTCGCGAAGACCGAAAAGGCGGTTCTGCTTGGGCGGCAGGTTGTTTGGCGCACCATGTCCTCTGCGCTCGACGGTTGCCAGGTCCAGCGGTGCCGCCTTGCGCGCGCTCAAAGGAATCGAGCTGGCCCCGTTTGGCTGCGCACCATTCGCAGCAGCCATGCCAGCGCCACTCATTCTTGATTTCGGTGTTCCGGATGTTCCCTCGGCCAGGCCGTTGTCTGTAGCGACGCGAAAGGTCGTCATAGTGGCACCCGTCGCAGGACCGCCCGGCGGCATAAAGTCGACCATGACACTCGGACTACAACACGTAGCACTGCGGCCTGATTCTCTCTGATTGTGGCCTCGTAACGATTTATCGAATGTTTTCGTAGGTGAAGCGACGGGAATTGGCCGTGATCCGGTCGGTGGGGGGCGCTATCGACGTGATATATCTCAAGGCATGGGGGCCCCAAGAGCGGCAGACGACCGCTTCGCCCAATCCGGCGTGTGCAATTGCACGTTGAAGTGAATAGGTTCAGATAGTGGTCCTCCACGTGCCTGTCAGCAACCGGCGTGGTTGTGGCAGCGTATGCGCGAGATCGTAGAGGGCGGCGAGAGCGTGTGAGTATAGAAAGAGGTGACGGGGCCGCTGAAGGGTGCGAGGTTCAGTATGCCTCGCTAGCGGCGGAAGCGCATCACACCCAAGGTACCGAAGGAACCCAGATGCATCGACGCTTATTCTCGCTGGCATCCTTCACAGTGGCCTGCACAATGCTTTGTTTGTGCTTGATGACACTTTTACGATGATTTTGGTGCACTTTTATCCATGGCTTCATTCTCACCCGCCCACTATCAAAATGCTGCCAGCGACTGTAGTCGTGGTCAGGTATGAAACCTACATCATGCCGACCTGCTCACTCGGTTTTCTTTTGCGCCGCCAGCGGCCAACACTTGTTTCCGTCATCGCCCACGCGTCTGCTACAGGAACTGCTGCGGCTACAACTACATGATTCAAAGCCCATACCGCGCTGACTTGTCGGTGCTTTTCCTTCCTTCTCTGCATGAACACGTGCTAGCCCACCCACACCTCGCCACATCCTTGCATCATCGTACAGTATCGCAAAACATACAAGCGCGTTAGTCGCAGACGTGTCCACTCATACCGGCTCCGCACAAGATACGCTTATTGTACGCTGTAAGCCCGGTTACACCGACGATACCGTACGTTCGCCAGCCTAGGATCGTGAAATGGATGCTGCAGGTCAGGTCGGTAACAAGGTTGTCGCATCAGGAAGCGCGACACTCCACCAATCACCTCCCCCTCCATCTGCACCATCCCGTCAGCCCTAGCCTGGCCGTTGGACGCTTTCGGGTACGATCAACGACAACACCGACATCGACTCTTGACACCCCCCGGATGATGACCGACGGGCTCAAGATAGACAGCAGGCCCCTCCCCGCCTTCTACTGCTGCTATCTGCTTCGCTCAAAGAACCGCAAGGCCTTTTACATTGGGAGCACACCCAACCCGGCCCGCCGTCTTGGTCAACACAATGGGTCGAGCAAGGGTGGTGCAAAGCGCACTTCGATGCAGGGGAAGCGGCCTTGGGAGATGACCTGCATCGTGACCGGCTTCCCCTCCAGATTCGCCGCACTGCAATTCGAATGGGCGTGGCAAAACACGCACGCGACACGCCACATCGAACGAGATGTGCGCGAGGCGAGAAAGGACGAGTTGGAAAAGGGCAGGAAGAATGCATCGCCCGTCAAGAGATCAAGACCACCAATGTCACTGGAAGCACGACTCAAAAACTTGCATCACCTCCTGGGCGTCGGTAGTTTTAGCAGGTGGCCGCTACACGTTCGATTCTTCGCGCCAGATGTGTTTTCGCAGTGGGAGAAACATATATCCAAAATGAACACGAGCCTACGGAAGAGCATTACCATCCGGCTGACTCCGGCCGAACTCCCCAAGTTGGCCCCTGATGTATCGAGCGAAATGCGAACACACTTCATACCAGAAGTCATACGAGCAATCCCTGTTGCTTATGAAGACATCAAACCGTATGTTGAGAAGTCAATGAGC is a window from the Pyrenophora tritici-repentis strain M4 chromosome 7, whole genome shotgun sequence genome containing:
- a CDS encoding PLU-1 multi-domain protein, with product MVDFMPPGGPATGATMTTFRVATDNGLAEGTSGTPKSRMSGAGMAAANGAQPNGASSIPLSARKAAPLDLATVERRGHGAPNNLPPKQNRLFGLRESPTYRPTAEQFKDPVQYIQSIREEAQKYGIVKIVPPDSWNPPFAIDTERFHFRTRRQELNSVEGGTRANLNYLDQLSKFHKQHGHSLTRFPSVDKRPLDLYKLKKAVEKRGGFERVCKHKKWAEIGRDLGYSGKIMSSLSTSLKNSYQKWLHPYEEYLRLVKPGVQQMLEFEHGGPFTPSPAHSPMKKSLQGTPIANTSAAESPAMRASAALNATLHTESVPTPPPEPPRSSMPSGFTPVNAGGFTAVNAQKPTQSPTPSSFAAVNVPSGMHREVLESRTSTPLRNAGSPMLSTDNTPDLRPSAAAFTPLSNGHHFNQLKRTLSQDADSSANDDADEANGRRSKRLKKDPAPTVAGSHMTQPRQSTPGRSFPRVRAADERPGDRCETCGTDNDPSNILLCDSCDSGYHGYCLDPPIKGIPAHDWHCPRCLVGTGEFGFEEGGIYSLKQFQEKAHLFKQNHFASKMPFDPITNAPKPVTEDDVEREFWHSVANVTETVEVEYGADIHSTTHGSGFPTIEKNPRDPYSTDPWNLTILPYAPDSLFRHIKSDISGMTVPWLYVGMVFSTFCWHAEDHYTYSANYQHFGATKTWYGVPAEDTDKFEQAMREAVPELFESQPDLLFQLVTLLTPEQLLKAGVKVYAIDQRAGEFVITFPEAYHAGFNHGFNLNEAVNFAPSDWEPFGEHGVQRLQDYRRQPCFSHDELLLAAASRKDTTIKTAKWLGPAMERMRDRELRLRSDFLDKHKAVNAHKCKIDGSGDGDVTCELEFIVDDADMHEDELMCAFCKSYGYLSRFYCRNAKKVLCLQHAGSFECCPDTSEADRYSGAKSQHMLVYRMPEDDLTSLAQRIIDKAGTPEVWLSKMDAMLAEGPRPQLKTMRALLNEGEKIDWELKGLQDLKDFVEKCQEVAEEAILYTTRKQQARRKAERPGRGRPSKSAIAEADEKEREYRNVENIQKLLNQARDLGFESPEITTLRERAESIVDFQTRARIALRDRPVEQSITRLDELLEEGKGFNVDLPELESLEKVVQQLKWLQEVQEFRLKPTPTLVEVGDLIKNGTEVGMPEHHPELQFLQEKRRQGEFWDKKAKELMEVENVHYQQLDTFSKQATNLPVPPETRAAMDAILKKQRDAQELIMSLYERSKNPDFSQRPKYMEVRNAMESLNALNCKPNGTTDLEKEQKRHEDWMRRGKKLFGKANAPLHILHAHMKQVDERNRSCFDLSDQPRMPVEPASREQSPAEGEEVDGSGSSRDVFCICRKPEAGMMIECELCHEWYHGKCLKIARGKVKEDDKYTCPICDYRVKIPRDATRPKLEDLQQWQDELPGLPFQPEEEETLESLIDHGTKFRDYVAQYINPLMSSPDELTTQRFYLRKLEGAEILLSNEINFFRQELHKWAPVAPSPPPILQVSLSTRKPRPTKQQKLMNQLGITNPEDLPQHLRTKTHQFKRKEDVPKSSSLQPAPAEQSHTPPGEPRQAQGDNDYFNTATTSTYTNSPTFATAPLNFSGASSIAPIDPGLFETSGAGPTSPIQDPFKSSGSAHEMFGEAMEMGGGQAEEALAVTEGNNYEE
- a CDS encoding endonuclease protein, whose protein sequence is MTDGLKIDSRPLPAFYCCYLLRSKNRKAFYIGSTPNPARRLGQHNGSSKGGAKRTSMQGKRPWEMTCIVTGFPSRFAALQFEWAWQNTHATRHIERDVREARKDELEKGRKNASPVKRSRPPMSLEARLKNLHHLLGVGSFSRWPLHVRFFAPDVFSQWEKHISKMNTSLRKSITIRLTPAELPKLAPDVSSEMRTHFIPEVIRAIPVAYEDIKPYVEKSMSTLRDGKTRDCGVCKKDVNVDRSLVLICPNETCCSVSHMSCLSQRFLAEEANKEAFIPIEGTCPSCHSPIKWSDMIKELSLRMRGEDELKTLFKTKRKKKQVDTTEDDTDEYPDIDDLNADLDEDLDETWMENVNEEDDKPRS